A region from the Enterobacter roggenkampii genome encodes:
- a CDS encoding LysR family transcriptional regulator, translated as MRTFVRIVEAGSLSAAARQLATTQATVSRRLQSLETMLGVRLMLRTTHTTRLTDDGERCYQHARRVIDSWLALEDEVGQTEDEPVGVLRVRAPHAFGQDQLLKPVTEFLQRYPQLSIEWMLNDRSADFLGDNLDCAIRVGVEVDPATVSVLLAEVPRSVVASPALLARFPAVNMPEDLQQFPWIAISSFYQRHVELFHDASSATARIAITPRLSTDSLYVARNTALTGLGVAVVSSWTVQDDIREGRLVHLLPEWQPAALPVHLVYPWSRYYPARLRRFLELMRQVMPEVTGMRKPVQQP; from the coding sequence ATGCGGACGTTTGTCCGCATTGTTGAGGCGGGTTCGCTCTCTGCGGCGGCGCGGCAGCTGGCAACAACCCAGGCCACGGTAAGCCGACGGCTGCAGTCGCTTGAAACCATGCTGGGCGTGCGCCTGATGTTGCGCACCACCCACACGACGCGGCTAACGGATGACGGCGAGCGCTGCTACCAGCACGCCCGTCGGGTGATTGACAGCTGGCTGGCGCTGGAGGATGAGGTAGGGCAGACGGAAGATGAGCCGGTAGGCGTGCTGCGGGTGCGGGCACCGCACGCATTTGGTCAGGATCAGCTTCTGAAACCCGTAACCGAATTTTTGCAACGCTATCCGCAGCTTTCGATTGAGTGGATGCTCAACGATCGGTCGGCGGATTTCCTCGGCGACAACCTTGACTGTGCTATTCGGGTAGGCGTGGAGGTCGATCCGGCAACCGTATCCGTACTGCTGGCGGAGGTGCCGCGCTCGGTGGTGGCTTCTCCGGCACTGCTGGCCCGCTTCCCGGCGGTGAATATGCCGGAGGATTTGCAGCAGTTTCCCTGGATAGCCATCAGCTCTTTCTACCAGCGCCACGTGGAGCTTTTTCACGATGCTTCGTCCGCCACCGCGCGGATTGCTATTACGCCACGGCTCAGCACCGACAGCCTCTATGTCGCACGCAATACGGCACTTACCGGCCTTGGCGTGGCCGTGGTATCCAGCTGGACGGTACAGGACGATATTCGGGAAGGGCGGCTGGTGCATTTGCTGCCCGAGTGGCAGCCCGCGGCGCTACCGGTACATCTGGTTTATCCCTGGTCCCGTTATTATCCGGCACGCTTGCGGCGATTTCTGGAGTTGATGCGGCAGGTCATGCCGGAGGTGACCGGGATGAGAAAGCCTGTTCAGCAGCCATAA
- the rne gene encoding ribonuclease E, which yields MKRMLINATQQEELRVALVDGQRLYDLDIESPGHEQKKANIYKGKITRIEPSLEAAFVDYGAERHGFLPLKEIAREYFPANYNAHGRPNIKDVLREGQEVIVQIDKEERGNKGAALTTFISLAGSYLVLMPNNPRAGGISRRIEGDDRTELKEALASLELPDGMGLIVRTAGVGKSAEALQWDLSFRLKHWEAIQKAAESRPAPFLIHQESNVIVRAFRDYLRQDIGEILIDNPKVLELARQHIAALGRPDFTSKIKLYTGEIPLFSHYQIESQIESAFQREVRLPSGGSIVIDTTEALTAIDINSARATRGGDIEETAFNTNLEAADEIARQLRLRDLGGLIVIDFIDMTPVRHQRAVENRLREAVRQDRARIQISHISRFGLLEMSRQRLSPSLGESSHHVCPRCSGTGTVRDNESLSLSILRLIEEEALKENTKEVHAIVPVPIASYLLNEKRAAVSAIEARQGGVRCIIVPNDQMETPHYHVLRVRKGEETSTLSYLLPKLHEEEMALPSDDEPAERKLPEQPALATFIMPEAPPEAALEKPAAKPAAQKPEATAAKAQPAQPGLLSRFFGALKKMFAGEEVQPEQPKEEPKAAKPERQQDRRKRQNNRRDRNDRSDRNERNERRDNRDNRSDNNEGREQREDNRRNRREKQQQNVEDREIRQQAGDESEKSKQRDDQQPRRERNRRRNDEKRQAQQEVKNLNREEPVEQQDGEQEERTQVMPRRKQRQLAQKVRFASEATEETANVAVETRESATGTQLAKVDLPAVVDNNIEQDENGENRDNAGMPRRSRRSPRHLRVSGQRRRRYRDERYPTQSPMPLTVACASPEMASGKVWIRYPVARPEQVVEEQPVTEEVIAPVAAVEEVVTETATVVEPQVVETEAPQAADVETTHPEVIAAPVDAAPQLIAEEDVVVAEEIAEEAEPVAAVEEAAETLVETTAEEVVEDVEIQVEPVVEEPKAPEVKPEPVVSAPAAAHVATAPMTRAPAPDYVPEAPRHSDWVRPAFSFEGKGAAGGHSATHQATAPATRPQSVE from the coding sequence ATGAAAAGAATGTTAATCAACGCAACTCAGCAAGAAGAGTTGCGTGTCGCCCTTGTGGATGGGCAGCGCCTGTACGATCTGGATATCGAAAGTCCTGGACACGAACAGAAAAAAGCGAACATTTACAAAGGCAAAATCACCCGCATTGAACCAAGCCTTGAAGCTGCATTTGTCGATTACGGTGCTGAGCGTCATGGTTTCCTCCCTCTGAAAGAAATCGCCCGCGAATATTTCCCTGCAAACTACAACGCCCATGGCCGCCCAAACATCAAAGATGTTCTGCGTGAAGGTCAGGAAGTTATCGTTCAGATTGATAAAGAAGAACGTGGCAACAAAGGTGCCGCACTGACAACCTTTATCAGCCTGGCGGGGAGCTATCTGGTGCTGATGCCAAACAACCCGCGTGCGGGTGGTATCTCTCGCCGTATCGAAGGTGATGACCGTACCGAGCTGAAAGAAGCACTGGCAAGCCTTGAACTGCCTGACGGCATGGGGCTTATCGTGCGTACCGCAGGCGTCGGGAAATCCGCCGAAGCGCTGCAGTGGGACCTCAGCTTCCGTTTGAAACACTGGGAAGCCATCCAGAAAGCAGCGGAAAGCCGCCCTGCTCCGTTCCTGATCCACCAGGAAAGCAACGTGATCGTGCGTGCCTTCCGTGACTACCTGCGTCAGGACATCGGTGAGATTCTGATCGATAACCCGAAAGTGCTTGAGCTGGCGCGCCAGCACATCGCCGCGCTGGGCCGTCCGGATTTCACCAGCAAAATTAAGCTGTATACCGGTGAAATCCCGCTGTTCAGCCACTATCAGATCGAATCCCAGATTGAGTCCGCCTTCCAGCGTGAAGTGCGTCTGCCATCCGGCGGTTCTATCGTTATCGATACCACTGAAGCGCTGACCGCTATCGACATCAACTCCGCGCGTGCAACCCGCGGCGGCGACATCGAAGAGACCGCCTTCAACACCAACCTTGAAGCCGCTGATGAAATCGCGCGCCAGCTCCGCCTGCGCGACCTGGGTGGTCTGATTGTTATCGACTTCATCGACATGACCCCTGTTCGTCACCAGCGTGCGGTAGAAAACCGTCTGCGCGAAGCGGTGCGTCAGGATCGTGCGCGTATTCAGATTAGCCATATCTCACGCTTTGGCCTGCTGGAGATGTCCCGTCAGCGTCTGAGCCCATCGCTGGGTGAGTCCAGCCATCACGTCTGCCCACGCTGCTCCGGCACCGGCACCGTGCGTGATAACGAATCGCTGTCCCTCTCTATCCTGCGTCTGATTGAAGAAGAAGCGCTGAAAGAGAATACCAAAGAGGTTCACGCGATTGTGCCTGTGCCAATTGCGTCCTACCTGTTGAACGAAAAACGTGCTGCGGTCAGTGCCATTGAAGCGCGTCAGGGCGGCGTTCGCTGCATCATCGTGCCAAACGATCAGATGGAAACCCCGCACTACCACGTGCTGCGTGTCCGTAAAGGTGAAGAGACGTCAACGCTCAGCTACCTGCTGCCGAAGCTGCACGAAGAAGAGATGGCCCTGCCATCTGATGACGAGCCAGCAGAGCGTAAGCTGCCAGAGCAGCCTGCGTTAGCGACCTTCATCATGCCAGAAGCCCCACCGGAAGCCGCCCTGGAAAAACCAGCGGCCAAACCTGCGGCGCAGAAACCAGAAGCGACGGCAGCGAAAGCACAGCCAGCGCAGCCGGGTCTGCTGAGCCGCTTCTTCGGCGCGCTGAAGAAGATGTTTGCCGGTGAGGAAGTTCAGCCAGAGCAGCCGAAAGAAGAGCCAAAAGCGGCCAAGCCTGAACGTCAGCAGGACCGCCGTAAGCGTCAGAACAACCGCCGCGACCGTAATGACCGTAGCGATCGTAATGAGCGCAACGAGCGTCGTGACAACCGTGACAACCGCTCTGACAATAACGAAGGCCGTGAGCAACGCGAAGACAACCGCCGCAACCGTCGCGAGAAACAGCAGCAGAATGTTGAAGATCGTGAAATTCGCCAGCAGGCGGGCGATGAGTCTGAGAAGAGCAAACAGCGTGACGACCAGCAGCCGCGCCGTGAACGCAACCGTCGCCGTAACGACGAGAAGCGTCAGGCACAGCAGGAAGTCAAAAACCTGAACCGCGAAGAGCCTGTTGAACAGCAGGACGGCGAGCAGGAAGAACGTACTCAGGTCATGCCGCGCCGTAAGCAGCGCCAGCTTGCTCAGAAAGTCCGTTTCGCCTCTGAAGCAACCGAAGAGACAGCAAACGTTGCGGTTGAAACTCGCGAGAGCGCAACCGGTACGCAGCTGGCAAAAGTTGACCTGCCAGCGGTCGTTGATAACAACATTGAGCAGGATGAAAACGGTGAAAACCGTGATAACGCCGGTATGCCGCGCCGTTCACGTCGTTCCCCACGTCATCTGCGCGTCAGCGGTCAGCGCCGTCGTCGCTATCGTGACGAGCGGTACCCGACTCAGTCTCCAATGCCGCTGACCGTTGCATGTGCTTCACCAGAAATGGCTTCCGGCAAAGTCTGGATCCGCTACCCTGTTGCTCGCCCGGAGCAGGTTGTTGAAGAACAGCCGGTAACGGAAGAGGTCATTGCACCTGTAGCAGCGGTAGAAGAGGTCGTGACTGAAACGGCAACCGTGGTTGAACCTCAGGTTGTTGAAACTGAAGCACCTCAGGCCGCGGACGTCGAAACCACGCATCCCGAAGTGATTGCCGCGCCGGTTGATGCCGCACCGCAGCTTATTGCTGAAGAAGATGTCGTGGTGGCTGAGGAAATCGCTGAAGAGGCTGAACCTGTAGCCGCGGTAGAAGAAGCCGCTGAAACCCTCGTCGAAACCACCGCTGAAGAGGTCGTTGAGGACGTTGAGATTCAGGTTGAACCGGTTGTTGAAGAGCCGAAAGCGCCTGAAGTGAAACCTGAGCCGGTTGTCTCTGCGCCAGCCGCTGCCCACGTGGCGACAGCACCAATGACCCGCGCCCCGGCGCCGGATTACGTGCCTGAAGCGCCGCGTCACAGCGACTGGGTTCGCCCGGCCTTCAGCTTCGAAGGTAAAGGCGCAGCCGGTGGTCATAGTGCAACGCATCAGGCGACTGCACCGGCAACGCGTCCACAGTCTGTCGAATAA
- the rluC gene encoding 23S rRNA pseudouridine(955/2504/2580) synthase RluC: MKTETPAVKMVAIAEDEAGQRIDNFLRTQLKGVPKSMIYRILRKGEVRVNKKRVKPEYKLEAGDEVRIPPVRVAEREEETVSPKLQKVAALSDVILYEDDHILVLNKPSGTAVHGGSGLSFGVIEGLRALRPEARFLELVHRLDRDTSGVLLVAKKRSALRSLHEQLREKGMQKDYLALVRGQWQSHVKVVQAPLLKNILQSGERIVRVSQEGKPSETRFKVEERYEFATLVRCSPVTGRTHQIRVHTQFAGHPIAFDDRYGDREFDKQLAGTGLSRLFLHAAALKFTHPNTGEVIRIEAPLDEQLKRCLKVLRG, from the coding sequence ATGAAAACAGAGACTCCAGCCGTAAAAATGGTTGCCATCGCCGAAGATGAAGCGGGGCAACGTATCGATAACTTCTTGCGCACCCAGTTGAAAGGGGTGCCAAAGAGCATGATTTACCGCATCCTGCGTAAGGGCGAAGTGCGGGTGAACAAAAAACGCGTGAAGCCCGAGTACAAACTCGAGGCGGGGGATGAAGTGCGCATTCCACCGGTGCGCGTGGCAGAGCGTGAAGAAGAGACCGTTTCACCGAAGCTACAGAAAGTGGCGGCCCTGAGCGATGTCATCCTTTACGAAGATGACCACATTCTGGTGCTGAATAAACCGTCAGGAACGGCAGTCCATGGCGGTAGCGGCCTGAGCTTCGGTGTGATTGAAGGGCTCCGCGCCCTGCGCCCGGAAGCGCGTTTCCTTGAACTGGTGCACCGTCTCGACCGTGACACCTCTGGCGTGCTGCTGGTAGCGAAAAAACGTTCTGCGCTGCGTTCCCTGCATGAACAGCTGCGTGAAAAAGGGATGCAGAAAGACTACCTGGCGCTGGTGCGCGGCCAGTGGCAGTCCCATGTAAAAGTGGTGCAGGCGCCGCTGCTGAAGAACATTCTGCAAAGCGGCGAGCGTATTGTCCGCGTCAGCCAGGAAGGGAAACCGTCTGAGACGCGCTTTAAGGTTGAAGAGCGCTATGAGTTTGCCACGCTGGTGCGCTGCAGTCCGGTGACCGGCCGTACCCACCAGATCCGCGTACATACGCAGTTTGCAGGGCACCCCATCGCGTTTGATGACCGCTATGGCGACCGCGAGTTTGATAAGCAGCTGGCGGGAACGGGGCTATCGCGTCTGTTCCTGCATGCGGCAGCGCTGAAGTTTACCCACCCAAATACCGGTGAAGTCATCCGTATTGAAGCGCCGCTGGATGAGCAGTTGAAACGCTGCCTGAAGGTTCTGCGTGGCTGA
- a CDS encoding Maf family protein produces MPNLVLASTSPYRRMLLEKLGIPFECAAPDVDETPQPGESPRHLVTRLAKEKAQSLAARYPSHLIIGSDQVCVLDGEITGKPHTEENACQQLLRARGTIVTFYTGLALYNAASGHLQTECEPFDVHFRHLSEQEIMDYVRRERPLNCAGSFKSEGLGIALFDKLDGRDPNTLVGLPLIALCQMLRREECNPLTM; encoded by the coding sequence ATGCCAAATCTCGTCCTTGCTTCCACGTCTCCCTACCGCCGAATGCTGCTGGAAAAGCTCGGGATCCCGTTTGAATGCGCTGCACCAGACGTGGATGAGACGCCACAGCCGGGCGAGTCACCGCGCCATCTGGTGACGCGTCTTGCTAAGGAGAAGGCGCAGTCGCTGGCCGCACGCTATCCTTCGCATTTGATTATAGGCTCCGATCAGGTTTGCGTGCTGGACGGCGAAATCACCGGCAAGCCGCATACAGAGGAAAATGCCTGCCAGCAGCTTCTGCGCGCGCGCGGTACTATCGTGACCTTCTATACGGGCCTCGCCCTCTATAACGCCGCGTCAGGCCATCTGCAAACCGAGTGCGAGCCGTTCGACGTACACTTCCGTCATCTCAGCGAGCAAGAGATTATGGATTATGTGCGTCGTGAGCGTCCGCTGAACTGCGCGGGGAGCTTTAAAAGTGAGGGGCTGGGGATTGCGCTGTTCGACAAGCTGGACGGTCGGGATCCGAACACCCTGGTGGGGTTACCGCTGATTGCCTTGTGTCAGATGTTACGGCGAGAAGAGTGTAATCCGCTGACGATGTGA
- the yceD gene encoding 23S rRNA accumulation protein YceD, with protein MQKVKLPLTLDPVRTAQKRLDYEGIYTSDQAERIAESVVSVDSDVECSMSFAIDNQRLAVLTGDAKVTVTLECQRCGKPFVQHVHTTYCFSPVRSDEQAEALPEAYEPIEVNEFGEIDLLALVEDEIILSLPVVPVHDSEHCEVSEADMVFGELPDEAQKPNPFAVLASLKRK; from the coding sequence ATGCAAAAGGTAAAATTACCCCTGACTCTTGATCCGGTACGTACGGCTCAAAAACGCCTCGATTACGAAGGTATCTATACTTCCGATCAGGCTGAGCGTATTGCCGAATCCGTAGTCAGTGTGGACAGTGATGTAGAATGCTCCATGTCGTTCGCTATCGACAACCAGCGCCTCGCCGTGTTAACCGGTGATGCAAAGGTGACGGTAACGCTCGAGTGTCAGCGTTGCGGGAAACCGTTTGTACAGCATGTTCACACAACGTATTGTTTCAGTCCGGTTCGTTCTGACGAACAGGCTGAAGCACTCCCGGAAGCGTATGAGCCGATTGAGGTTAACGAATTCGGTGAAATCGATCTTCTGGCTCTGGTTGAAGATGAAATCATCCTCTCCTTGCCAGTTGTTCCGGTGCATGATTCTGAACACTGTGAAGTGTCCGAGGCGGACATGGTCTTTGGGGAACTGCCTGATGAAGCGCAAAAACCAAACCCATTTGCCGTATTAGCCAGCTTAAAGCGTAAGTAA
- the rpmF gene encoding 50S ribosomal protein L32, whose protein sequence is MAVQQNKPTRSKRGMRRSHDALTAVTSLSVDKTSGEKHLRHHITADGFYRGRKVITK, encoded by the coding sequence ATGGCCGTACAACAGAATAAACCAACCCGTTCCAAACGTGGCATGCGTCGTTCCCATGACGCGCTGACTGCAGTTACCAGCCTGTCTGTAGACAAGACTTCTGGTGAGAAACACCTGCGTCACCACATCACCGCTGACGGTTTCTACCGCGGCCGCAAGGTTATCACTAAGTAA
- the plsX gene encoding phosphate acyltransferase PlsX, producing MTRLTLALDVMGGDFGPSVTVPAALQALNSNSQLTLLLVGNPDAITPLLAKADFEQRSRLQIIPAQSVIASDARPSQAIRNSRGSSMRIALELVKEGRAQACVSAGNTGALMGLAKLLLKPIDGIERPALVTVLPHQQKGKTVVLDLGANVDCDSTMLAQFAVMGSVLAEEVVGINTPRVALLNIGEEETKGLDSIREAAELLKQVPSINYIGYLEANELLTGKTDVLVCDGFTGNVTLKTMEGVVRMFLSLLKSQGEGKKSAWWLILLKRWLQKSLTRRFSHLNPDQYNGACLLGLRGIVIKSHGAANQRAFSVAIEQAVQAVQRQVPQRIAARLESVLAKSD from the coding sequence TTGACACGTCTAACCCTGGCGTTAGATGTCATGGGGGGAGATTTTGGCCCTTCCGTGACAGTGCCTGCAGCATTGCAGGCACTGAATTCTAATTCGCAACTCACTCTTCTTTTAGTCGGCAATCCCGACGCAATCACGCCATTACTTGCAAAAGCTGACTTTGAACAACGTTCACGTCTGCAGATTATTCCTGCGCAGTCAGTTATTGCCAGTGATGCCCGACCCTCGCAGGCGATTCGCAACAGCCGCGGCAGCTCGATGCGGATAGCGCTGGAGCTGGTGAAAGAAGGACGAGCCCAGGCTTGCGTCAGCGCGGGTAATACCGGCGCGCTGATGGGACTGGCGAAATTGTTGCTCAAACCGATTGACGGTATTGAGCGCCCGGCGCTGGTGACGGTGTTGCCGCATCAGCAGAAGGGCAAGACGGTGGTGCTTGATTTGGGCGCGAACGTCGATTGTGATAGTACAATGCTGGCTCAGTTTGCCGTAATGGGATCGGTGCTGGCAGAAGAAGTGGTCGGGATCAACACTCCCCGTGTTGCGTTACTGAACATTGGTGAAGAAGAGACCAAAGGCCTGGACAGCATTCGCGAAGCAGCTGAATTGCTCAAACAGGTTCCCTCCATCAACTATATTGGTTATCTCGAAGCCAATGAGTTGTTGACGGGTAAAACGGATGTTCTGGTCTGCGATGGCTTCACCGGAAACGTAACGTTGAAGACCATGGAAGGGGTCGTGCGGATGTTTCTTTCTCTGCTGAAATCACAGGGAGAGGGCAAAAAAAGCGCCTGGTGGCTGATTTTATTGAAGCGTTGGTTACAAAAGAGCCTGACGCGGCGATTCAGTCACCTCAACCCCGACCAGTATAATGGCGCCTGTCTGTTAGGATTGCGCGGCATCGTGATTAAGAGTCATGGCGCCGCCAATCAGCGAGCATTTTCTGTCGCCATTGAACAGGCAGTGCAGGCGGTGCAGCGACAAGTCCCTCAGCGGATTGCCGCTCGCCTGGAATCTGTATTAGCTAAAAGTGACTGA
- a CDS encoding beta-ketoacyl-ACP synthase III: MYTKILGTGSYLPKQVRTNADLEKMVDTSDEWIVTRTGIRERRIAAPDETVSTMGYEAAQRAIEMAGIDKEQIGLIVVATTSATHAFPSAACQVQNMLGIKGCPAFDVAAACAGFTYALSVADQYVKSGAVKYALVIGADVLARTCDPTDRGTIIIFGDGAGAVLLGQSEEPGIISTHLHADGSYGELLTLPNADRVNPDNSIYLTMAGNEVFKVAVTELAHIVDETLEANNLERSALDWLVPHQANLRIISATAKKLGMSMDNVVVTLDRHGNTSAASVPCAFDEAVRDGRIKRGQLVLLEAFGGGFTWGSALVRF; encoded by the coding sequence ATGTATACGAAGATTTTAGGTACCGGCAGCTACCTGCCAAAACAAGTGCGTACCAACGCCGATCTGGAAAAAATGGTAGATACGTCTGACGAGTGGATTGTCACGCGCACAGGTATCCGTGAACGTCGTATCGCCGCGCCAGACGAAACCGTGTCCACCATGGGTTACGAAGCCGCACAGCGTGCTATCGAGATGGCGGGCATTGATAAAGAACAGATCGGTTTGATCGTGGTGGCCACGACGTCTGCTACACATGCTTTCCCAAGCGCGGCATGCCAGGTGCAGAATATGCTCGGCATTAAAGGTTGCCCGGCGTTTGACGTTGCCGCTGCGTGCGCAGGTTTTACCTATGCGCTGAGCGTTGCCGATCAGTACGTGAAGTCCGGAGCCGTTAAATATGCGCTGGTGATCGGTGCTGACGTGCTGGCGCGTACCTGCGATCCAACCGATCGCGGAACGATCATTATTTTTGGTGATGGTGCGGGCGCGGTGCTGCTGGGGCAGTCCGAAGAGCCGGGTATCATCTCTACGCATCTGCATGCTGATGGCAGCTACGGTGAGCTTTTGACCCTGCCTAACGCCGATCGCGTTAATCCGGACAACTCGATTTACCTGACCATGGCAGGGAACGAGGTGTTCAAGGTGGCGGTGACTGAGCTTGCGCACATTGTTGATGAAACGCTGGAAGCGAATAACCTTGAGCGCTCCGCGCTCGACTGGCTGGTGCCGCATCAGGCGAACCTGCGTATCATCAGCGCGACCGCGAAAAAGCTGGGCATGTCGATGGATAACGTTGTGGTGACGCTGGATCGTCACGGCAACACCTCTGCGGCGTCAGTACCGTGCGCATTTGATGAAGCGGTACGCGACGGGCGAATCAAACGGGGCCAGCTGGTCTTGCTTGAAGCCTTCGGTGGCGGGTTCACCTGGGGTTCCGCGCTGGTTCGTTTCTAG
- the fabD gene encoding ACP S-malonyltransferase, protein MTQFAFVFPGQGSQTVGMLSEMAAHYPVIEETFREASDALGYDLWALTQQGPAEELNKTWQTQPALLTASVALWRVWQQQGGKAPALLAGHSLGEYSALVCAGVIAFADAVRLVELRGKFMQEAVPEGTGGMSAIIGLDDAAIAKACEESAEGQVVSPVNFNSPGQVVIAGHKEAVERADAACKAAGAKRALPLPVSVPSHCALMKPAAEKLAVELEKITFNAPTIAVVNNVDVKCETAPEAIRDALVRQLYSPVQWTKTVEFMAAQGVEHLYEVGPGKVLTGLTKRIVDTLTASAINEPEAMSAALSQ, encoded by the coding sequence ATGACGCAATTTGCTTTTGTGTTCCCGGGTCAGGGCTCTCAAACCGTTGGGATGTTGTCTGAAATGGCAGCACACTATCCGGTCATTGAAGAGACTTTCCGTGAAGCTTCTGATGCACTGGGTTATGATTTATGGGCGCTGACCCAGCAGGGCCCGGCCGAAGAACTGAACAAAACCTGGCAGACACAGCCAGCGCTGCTGACAGCGTCCGTTGCGCTGTGGCGTGTCTGGCAGCAGCAGGGCGGTAAAGCGCCAGCGCTGCTCGCGGGCCATAGTCTGGGTGAATACTCAGCGCTGGTCTGTGCCGGTGTGATCGCGTTTGCTGACGCCGTACGTCTGGTGGAACTGCGCGGTAAATTCATGCAGGAAGCGGTGCCAGAAGGCACAGGTGGCATGTCTGCTATCATCGGTCTGGATGATGCTGCGATTGCAAAAGCGTGTGAAGAATCTGCTGAAGGGCAGGTGGTTTCACCGGTTAACTTCAACTCGCCGGGCCAGGTGGTTATCGCTGGTCATAAAGAAGCGGTTGAGCGTGCCGATGCTGCCTGTAAAGCTGCTGGCGCGAAACGCGCGCTGCCGCTGCCGGTCAGCGTGCCGTCCCACTGTGCGTTAATGAAGCCAGCCGCCGAGAAACTGGCGGTTGAGCTGGAAAAAATTACATTTAACGCACCGACGATTGCCGTTGTGAACAACGTCGATGTGAAATGCGAAACCGCGCCGGAAGCTATCCGCGACGCACTGGTTCGCCAGCTCTACAGCCCGGTACAGTGGACCAAAACCGTTGAGTTTATGGCCGCTCAGGGCGTTGAGCATCTGTATGAAGTCGGCCCAGGGAAAGTCCTCACCGGTCTGACGAAACGTATTGTTGACACCCTGACAGCCTCGGCGATTAACGAGCCGGAAGCGATGTCAGCGGCACTCTCGCAATAA
- the fabG gene encoding 3-oxoacyl-ACP reductase FabG: MSFEGKIALVTGASRGIGRAIAETLVARGAKVIGTATSENGAQAISEYLGANGKGLVLNVTEPASIESVLENIRAEFGEVDILVNNAGITRDNLLMRMKDDEWNDIIETNLSSVFRLSKAVMRAMMKKRHGRIITVGSVVGTMGNAGQANYAAAKAGLIGFSKSLAREVASRGITVNVVAPGFIETDMTRALTDEQRAGTLAAVPAGRLGDPKEIASAVAFLASDEAGYITGETLHVNGGMYMV, from the coding sequence ATGAGTTTTGAAGGAAAAATCGCCCTGGTGACTGGCGCAAGCCGCGGTATCGGGCGTGCAATTGCTGAAACACTGGTTGCGCGCGGCGCGAAGGTGATTGGTACAGCAACCAGCGAGAATGGCGCGCAGGCCATCAGCGAGTATCTGGGTGCGAACGGTAAAGGTCTGGTACTGAATGTGACCGAACCAGCATCTATCGAATCTGTTCTGGAAAATATTCGCGCAGAGTTTGGTGAAGTGGATATTCTGGTCAATAATGCCGGGATCACTCGCGACAACCTTCTGATGCGAATGAAAGATGACGAGTGGAACGATATTATCGAAACCAACCTGTCATCTGTATTCCGTCTGTCAAAAGCGGTAATGCGCGCTATGATGAAAAAGCGTCATGGTCGTATTATCACTGTTGGTTCTGTGGTTGGTACCATGGGAAATGCTGGTCAGGCTAACTACGCTGCGGCGAAAGCAGGTCTGATCGGTTTCAGTAAATCGCTGGCGCGTGAAGTCGCGTCCCGCGGGATTACTGTAAACGTTGTTGCTCCGGGCTTTATTGAAACGGACATGACGCGTGCGCTGACCGATGAGCAGCGTGCGGGTACACTGGCGGCAGTTCCGGCGGGTCGTCTTGGCGACCCTAAAGAAATCGCCAGTGCGGTTGCATTTTTAGCCTCTGACGAAGCGGGTTACATCACTGGTGAGACCCTCCACGTCAACGGCGGGATGTACATGGTTTAA
- the acpP gene encoding acyl carrier protein, which translates to MSTIEERVKKIIGEQLGVKQEEVVNSASFVEDLGADSLDTVELVMALEEEFDTEIPDEEAEKITTVQAAIDYINGHQA; encoded by the coding sequence ATGAGCACTATCGAAGAACGCGTTAAGAAAATTATCGGCGAACAGCTGGGCGTTAAGCAGGAAGAAGTTGTGAACTCCGCTTCCTTCGTTGAAGACCTGGGCGCAGATTCTCTTGACACCGTTGAGCTGGTAATGGCTCTGGAAGAAGAGTTTGATACTGAGATTCCGGACGAAGAAGCTGAGAAAATCACCACCGTTCAGGCTGCCATTGATTACATCAACGGCCACCAGGCGTAA